The DNA sequence GGCGCGCCCGCCACGCTGGAGAACCGCGACTTCGAACTGATCGCCTTCGGTGCGTACGACAGTGAGGGCGACCTCGACGCGTCCGCCCTGGATCCCGTCCGCACCCGCTCGATCCTGACGCGGCGCTCCACGACGGCGGTGCGGACGTGGTTCGAGGGCTTCGGCATCACCCGGGCGACGGGCCCGGTGCGCATCCCGCCCACCCCGGAGGCGGGCGTCTACCGGGGACGCGTCTGCCTCCCCGTACGCCACCGGGGCGTGGTCCTGGGCTACGTGTGGCTCCTGGACGACGATCCGGGCCCCACGGACCAGCAACTGTCGGCCGCCATGGAGGTGACCGCCCGCATCGGCGCGCTGCTCGCGGACGAGGCACAGCACGGGGCGGATCTGAGCCGGGAACTGCGGGCCGCGCTCACCTCGGAGCGGGGCTGGCAGGGGGACCAGGCGCTGGCGGCCCTGCGCACGGCACTCGGCCCGCGGGGCGAGGGCACGCACACCGTGGTCTGCGTCGCCCCGTGGCCGTCCGCCGACCCCGACGACGCCCCGTCCGTCCGTACGGTGCCGCACGCGACGGCGCTGTGCACGGTGCCGTGGGGTGGGGGCACCTCCCACGCCCTCAAGGCAGTGGGGGAGAGCGGGCAGAGCCTCGCCATCCTGGTCCGGCTGCGCTCGCCGGAGGTGCGGACGCCGGCCCAGGCGGCGGCGTCGCGGCTGCTCAAGGAGGGCGGGGTCCAGGCGGCCGCAGGCATCGGCGCACCCCGCTCCGGTCTCGCCGACCTGGCCGCCACCTGGCAGGAGGCGTCGGCCGCGGCCCGCGCCGCCCTGGCCGAACCCCGTCTGGGCCCGGTCGCCGAGTGGGCGCACATCGGCCCGTACCGCCTGCTCACGTCCCTCCCCCCGGAGGCCGCCCGGGACCCCGCAATCACTCAGCTCCTCTCCCCCGCCCAGCACGAACTCGCCCGCACCGCCGAGGTCTACCTCGACTGCGCGGGCCAGGCCGGCCGCACCGCCGCCGAACTCGGCATCCACCGCCAGACCCTGTACTACCGGCTCTCCCGCGTCGAACAACTCACGGGCCTGGACCTGGACGACGGGGAGGACCGGCTGCTGCTGCACATGGCGCTGAAGGGGGCGCGACTCTAGGGCCTGTCCTGGACGAGAGGGCTGGTCCTGGACGAGAGGGCTGGTCCTGGACGAGTCAGGCGGGTCACTTCGGAGTGGCTGCCTCCAGCACCTGGCGCAGGCCCTCGGTGAGCTGGTCCGCGCCGGGCGCGGTCTTCGGGTCGAACATCCACTGCGCGATGAGCCCCGTCATCAGGGTCACGTAGAACCTGCCGAGGGTGTCCACGGTCTCTTCCGGGACATCTTCCTCCCGGCCGCCCATGAGCAGCGGAATCAGTCCGCGACAGGCCTCCCGCTGAGCCACCGCCAGATGGTCGCGGACTTCCGGCAGCTGATCGCCCATGACGACGATCTCCATGCTGAGCCGCCACAGGGAGCCGGGCCCGCTCATGGTGCCGATGATGTTCGTCCACACCTCACGGAACCGTTCGAGCGAGCCGGGCTCGGCGGTGACCCCGGTGACCTCGTCGCCGTCGAAGGCGTCGCTCATCCCCTCGACCAGCGACACATAGGCCTGGGCGAGCAGCGCGTCCTTGGAGCCGTAGTGGTAGCCGATCGAGGCCAGGTTGGCCCCCGACTCCTTGACGATGTCCCGCGCCGTCGTCCGCGCGAACCCCTTGTCGAGCAGGCAGCGCTTGGCGCCCTCCAGCAAATCCTCACGGTGTCCCATGCACCCACTCTACTGCCGATCCATACAACCGTCCCATACGGCCGTCTTATACAATCGTTCTAGACAAGCGTTTAATACGCGCGTACATTCACCGCCATGACAACGAACCCGACGAGCACCACCACGCCTCCTCCCCCCGGCGCCGGACGCCGCGAATGGACCGCTCTCGGCGTGCTGATGCTGCCGCTGCTGCTGGTCTCGATGGACGTATCCGTCCTCTACTTCGCCGTCCCGTCGATCAGCGCGGACCTGGCGCCGAGCGGCACCCAGCAGCTGTGGATCTTCGACATCTACGCCTTCGTGCTGGCCGGCCTGCTGATGACCATGGGCTCGCTCGGCGACCGCATCGGCCACCGCCGGCTCCTACTGATCGGCGCCGCCGCCTTCGGTGCCGCCTCACTGCTGGCGGCGTACGCGAACAGCGCCGAGATGCTGATCGCGGCCCGCGCGATCCTCGGCGTCGGCGGCGCGACCCTGATGCCGTCGACGATGGCCATGCTCCGCACGATGTTCACCGACCCCGCCCAGCGCGCGAAGGCGATCGGCGTGTGGTCAGGCGTGATGACCGCGGGGATCGCACTCGGCTCGGTGATGAGCGGGGTCCTGGTCGAGCACTTCTGGTGGGGCTCGGTCTTCCTGGTCAACCTGCCCGCGATGGCGCTGCTGCTGGTGCTCGGCCCGCTGCTGCTCCCCGAGTCGAGGAATCCTTCCCCCGACCGCTTCGACTGGCTGAGCGTCCCGCTGTCGATGGCGGCCGTGCTCCCCGTGATCTACGGACTGAAGGAGATCCCCTCCGAGGGCTTCAACGTCCGCTACGTCGTCTCGATCACCGTCGGCCTGCTCTT is a window from the Streptomyces sp. NBC_00299 genome containing:
- a CDS encoding PucR family transcriptional regulator, which encodes MRENARVTPEFKDHKDHKDDYQELVDEISELLGAPATLENRDFELIAFGAYDSEGDLDASALDPVRTRSILTRRSTTAVRTWFEGFGITRATGPVRIPPTPEAGVYRGRVCLPVRHRGVVLGYVWLLDDDPGPTDQQLSAAMEVTARIGALLADEAQHGADLSRELRAALTSERGWQGDQALAALRTALGPRGEGTHTVVCVAPWPSADPDDAPSVRTVPHATALCTVPWGGGTSHALKAVGESGQSLAILVRLRSPEVRTPAQAAASRLLKEGGVQAAAGIGAPRSGLADLAATWQEASAAARAALAEPRLGPVAEWAHIGPYRLLTSLPPEAARDPAITQLLSPAQHELARTAEVYLDCAGQAGRTAAELGIHRQTLYYRLSRVEQLTGLDLDDGEDRLLLHMALKGARL
- a CDS encoding TetR/AcrR family transcriptional regulator, with amino-acid sequence MGHREDLLEGAKRCLLDKGFARTTARDIVKESGANLASIGYHYGSKDALLAQAYVSLVEGMSDAFDGDEVTGVTAEPGSLERFREVWTNIIGTMSGPGSLWRLSMEIVVMGDQLPEVRDHLAVAQREACRGLIPLLMGGREEDVPEETVDTLGRFYVTLMTGLIAQWMFDPKTAPGADQLTEGLRQVLEAATPK